Proteins encoded in a region of the Pseudomonas sp. PDNC002 genome:
- a CDS encoding MliC family protein, producing MKKALWLLAAAVPVILVACGGEEKKAPQVDALVLPGDAKLDSRSVSYKCEDGRKISVQYLNKGDNSLAVVPVTDASSLVFANVISASGARYAAGQYVWWTKGEDATLYKDWKGGEPADGVVCKEN from the coding sequence ATGAAAAAAGCACTTTGGCTGCTCGCCGCGGCCGTGCCGGTCATCCTCGTTGCCTGTGGTGGCGAAGAGAAGAAAGCGCCGCAGGTCGACGCGCTGGTCCTGCCCGGCGATGCCAAGCTGGACTCGCGCAGCGTCTCGTACAAGTGCGAGGACGGCCGCAAGATCAGCGTGCAGTACCTGAACAAGGGCGACAACAGCCTGGCCGTGGTGCCGGTGACTGACGCCTCCAGCCTGGTCTTCGCCAACGTCATCTCCGCCTCCGGCGCCCGCTATGCGGCCGGACAGTACGTCTGGTGGACCAAGGGCGAAGACGCGACCCTGTACAAGGACTGGAAAGGCGGTGAGCCCGCCGACGGCGTGGTTTGCAAGGAAAACTGA